A genomic region of Equus caballus isolate H_3958 breed thoroughbred chromosome 1, TB-T2T, whole genome shotgun sequence contains the following coding sequences:
- the PBLD gene encoding phenazine biosynthesis-like domain-containing protein isoform X1 — MKLPIFIADAFTARAFRGNPAAVCLLENKLDEDMHQKIATEMNLSETAFIRKLHPTDNFTQSSRFGLRWFTPACEVPLCGHATLASAAVLFHKIKNVNSTLTFVTLSGELRAKREEDGIVLDFPLYPAHPQDFHEVEDLIKTAIGDTLIQDICYSPDTRKLLVRLSDTYNRSFLENLKVNTQNLLQVENTGKVKGLILTLKGDPDGQAQAFDFYSRYFAPWLGVAEDPVTGSAHTVLSSYWSQQLGKKNMHACQCSCRGGELEISLHPDGRVDIRGSVAIVLEGTLTA, encoded by the exons ATGAAGCTCCCTATTTTCATAGCAGATGCATTCACAGCAAGAGCATTTCGTGGGAATCCTGCTGCTGTTTGCCTCCTAGAAAAT aAATTGGATGAAGACATGCATCAAAAAATTGCAACGGAAATGAACCTGTCTGAAACTGCTTTTATCCGAAAACTGCACCCAACTGACAACTTTACACAAA GTTCCCGCTTCGGATTAAGGTGGTTTACGCCGGCATGCGAGGTCCCTCTCTGTGGCCATGCTACCCTGGCTTCTGCAGCTGTGCTGTTTCACAAAATAA AAAACGTGAATAGTACTCTAACCTTTGTCACTCTGAGTGGGGAACTAAGGGCCAAAAGAGAAGAGGATGGGATCGTCCTGGACTTTCCTCTTTATCCAGCCCACCCCCAG GACTTCCATGAAGTGGAGGACTTGATAAAG ACTGCAATAGGTGACACACTGATCCAGGACATCTGCTATTCTCCAGACACCCGAAAGCTCCTTGTCCGGCTCAGTGATACTTACAACAG GTCATTTCTGGAGAACCTGAAGGTGAACACACAGAATCTGCTGCAAGTGGAAAACACAGGGAAGGTGAAAGGACTCATTCTCACCCTTAAAGGAGACCCTGATGGGCAGGCCCAAGCGTTTGATTTTTACTCCAGATATTTTGCGCCGTGGCTTGGCGTGGCGGAAGACCCCGTAACAG GGTCTGCACATACCGTTCTCAGCAGCTACTGGTCCCAGCAACTGGGGAAGAAAAACATGCATG CCTGTCAGTGCTCCTGCCGAGGAGGAGAACTGGAGATTTCTCTGCATCCTGACGGAAGAGTTGACATTAGGGGAAGCGTTGCTATCGTGTTAGAGGGCACGCTGACAGCCTAA
- the PBLD gene encoding phenazine biosynthesis-like domain-containing protein isoform X2, whose translation MHQKIATEMNLSETAFIRKLHPTDNFTQSSRFGLRWFTPACEVPLCGHATLASAAVLFHKIKNVNSTLTFVTLSGELRAKREEDGIVLDFPLYPAHPQDFHEVEDLIKTAIGDTLIQDICYSPDTRKLLVRLSDTYNRSFLENLKVNTQNLLQVENTGKVKGLILTLKGDPDGQAQAFDFYSRYFAPWLGVAEDPVTGSAHTVLSSYWSQQLGKKNMHACQCSCRGGELEISLHPDGRVDIRGSVAIVLEGTLTA comes from the exons ATGCATCAAAAAATTGCAACGGAAATGAACCTGTCTGAAACTGCTTTTATCCGAAAACTGCACCCAACTGACAACTTTACACAAA GTTCCCGCTTCGGATTAAGGTGGTTTACGCCGGCATGCGAGGTCCCTCTCTGTGGCCATGCTACCCTGGCTTCTGCAGCTGTGCTGTTTCACAAAATAA AAAACGTGAATAGTACTCTAACCTTTGTCACTCTGAGTGGGGAACTAAGGGCCAAAAGAGAAGAGGATGGGATCGTCCTGGACTTTCCTCTTTATCCAGCCCACCCCCAG GACTTCCATGAAGTGGAGGACTTGATAAAG ACTGCAATAGGTGACACACTGATCCAGGACATCTGCTATTCTCCAGACACCCGAAAGCTCCTTGTCCGGCTCAGTGATACTTACAACAG GTCATTTCTGGAGAACCTGAAGGTGAACACACAGAATCTGCTGCAAGTGGAAAACACAGGGAAGGTGAAAGGACTCATTCTCACCCTTAAAGGAGACCCTGATGGGCAGGCCCAAGCGTTTGATTTTTACTCCAGATATTTTGCGCCGTGGCTTGGCGTGGCGGAAGACCCCGTAACAG GGTCTGCACATACCGTTCTCAGCAGCTACTGGTCCCAGCAACTGGGGAAGAAAAACATGCATG CCTGTCAGTGCTCCTGCCGAGGAGGAGAACTGGAGATTTCTCTGCATCCTGACGGAAGAGTTGACATTAGGGGAAGCGTTGCTATCGTGTTAGAGGGCACGCTGACAGCCTAA